From the genome of Peptoniphilus sp. ING2-D1G:
TGTAAACTGCAGATAAGAGACACTCTCTCTTATCGAAGAGAGTTTTTTTATATAAATTTGGAGGAACTATGATAGAAGTTAAGAATTTGGTAAAAGATTTCACTTCTGAAAATGGTGTTCTAAGAGCGATAGATGATGTGTCATTTACGGTAAAAGATGCGGAAATTTACGGAATAATCGGACTTTCCGGAGCCGGAAAATCCACACTTGTAAGATGTATCAACAGACTTGAGGAGCCTACGAGCGGAGAGATTATTATAGATGGGGTTTCTATTTTGGATCTGAATCATGAAGAGTTATTAAAAGAAAGAAAGGACATAGGCATGATTTTTCAATCTTTTAACCTTTTTATGCAAAAGACGGTGTATAACAATATTGCCTATCCTCTTGAAATAATAAAGATGACCAAGGGACAGATAAGGGCAAGAGTGGAAGAACTTTTACATTTTATAGGTCTTGAGGATAAGAGAGATGTTTATCCGGCTCAGCTTTCAGGAGGACAACAGCAGAGAGTGGCAATTGCAAGAGCAATCGCGACAAATCCTAAAATTTTGCTGTCTGATGAAGGAACATCGGCACTTGATCCGGCAAATACGGAATCCATCTTGAATTTGCTAAAAAAAATAGTAGAAGAGTATAACATGACGATTATCATGATCACCCATCAAATGGAAGTGGCAAAGGACATATGTGACAGAATAGCGGTGATGGAAAACGGAAAAATAATCGAAGAAAATACCACCGACGAGCTTTTTAAAAATCCCAAGCATCCCATGACCAGATCTTTTATGAAGAGTATGGACAGTTTAGTTAAGGAGAGGGAAGTTTTAAGTACCAATTTCGGAGACAGTGTGTACAGACTTGCCTACTTGGATGCAAATTACAACGAGCCTATTTTGTCTCAATGCATCAAGACCTTTGATGTAGATATAAATTTAATATCGGGAAATATAAACCAATTAAAGGAAAAGTCCGTAGGATACCTGATAATTGAAATCATAGGAGAAGAAGATGAAAAACAAAAGGCCATAGACTTTTTAAAGGATAAAAAGATATCTGTGGAGGTAGTTGAGAATGAATGAGATATTGGAAATAATATTGCCGGCAATTCCACAGACTTTAATACTCGTATTTGTTTCATCATTTATTTCCGTAGTATTGGGAATGCCATTGGGAATAGTTTTAACCCTTACTCGTCCCGGAGGGTTAAGAGAAAATCAAAAACTCTACTCGGTATTAGATTCAATTGTCAATTTCTTGCGTTCAGTTCCCTTTATAATACTGATGCTGATTTTAATACCTGTAATGCGTGCAATAGTGGGCAAATCCTACGGTACCGCAGCCACCATCATACCCTTGAGCGTTGCGGCCATACCTTTTTTCGGAAGGCTGATGGAAGGTTATCTTTCGCAAGTGGATAAGGGAATTCTTGAAGCGGCAAAATCCATGGGATCAAATGATTCTCAAATAGTATTTCGAGTTTTGATACCCGAGGCCATGCCTCAAATCGTAAGCGGTATAACAATGATGATAATAAATATAATAGGATATTCCGCAATGGCAGGAGCCATTGGGGGAGGCGGACTTGGAGAAGTGGCCGTGCGATATGGATATACCTATAAGAGAACGGACATACTTTGGGTGGCGGTAATAATAATAGTGGCCTTTGTACAGATAATACAATTATTTGGCAATTATCTTGAAAAGAAAATAGATAAAAAATAAGGAGGAAGAAAAATGAAAAAAAATTTATTGATTTTATTGATGTTGTCATTGCTGTTAGTGGGATGTTCCGGTGGAAACAACCAAAAGCAAAAAGCTGCAGATTCTGCAGAAGACAACAAAATTGTAGTAGGTGTAACACCTGTACCCCATGAGGAAATAATCAAGGGACTTGAACAACAATTTAAAGATGCGGGACTTGAAGTTGAAGTTGTAGTTTTTGACGATTACATTCAACCCAATGAGCAATTGGCGGCAGGGGACTTAGATGCCAATTTCTTTCAACATTTGCCCTATCTTGAAGAGTTTACAGCTCAAAACAAATTGGACTTGGTGTCCATAGGTGCAGTTCACATTGAACCCATGGGCGTGTATTCAGATTCTCTAACATCACTTGATCAACTTCAAGAAGGAGATGAAATAATCATTCCCAACGACCCCACAAATGGCGGAAGAGCATTGATAATGTTGGATAAAGAAGGAATTATAAAACTTGAAGACAATACAAACCTAAGCTCCACAGAAAATGACGTTGCAGAAAATCCAAAAAACCTGAGATTTGTACCCATGGATGCTCAAAACATTCCCAACACATATAAAGATGCAGCCGCAGCTGTAATAAATTCAAACTTTGCAATAGGAGCAGGGCTTAATCCAACAAAGGATTCATTATTGATAGAACCC
Proteins encoded in this window:
- the metN2 gene encoding Methionine import ATP-binding protein MetN 2 (Part of the ABC transporter complex MetNIQ involved in methionine import. Responsible for energy coupling to the transport system; High confidence in function and specificity): MIEVKNLVKDFTSENGVLRAIDDVSFTVKDAEIYGIIGLSGAGKSTLVRCINRLEEPTSGEIIIDGVSILDLNHEELLKERKDIGMIFQSFNLFMQKTVYNNIAYPLEIIKMTKGQIRARVEELLHFIGLEDKRDVYPAQLSGGQQQRVAIARAIATNPKILLSDEGTSALDPANTESILNLLKKIVEEYNMTIIMITHQMEVAKDICDRIAVMENGKIIEENTTDELFKNPKHPMTRSFMKSMDSLVKEREVLSTNFGDSVYRLAYLDANYNEPILSQCIKTFDVDINLISGNINQLKEKSVGYLIIEIIGEEDEKQKAIDFLKDKKISVEVVENE
- the metI gene encoding methionine ABC superfamily ATP binding cassette transporter, membrane protein (ABC transporters belong to the ATP-Binding Cassette (ABC) superfamily which uses the hydrolysis of ATP to energize diverse biological import and export systems (see <PDOC00185>). ABC transporters are minimally constituted of two conserved regions: a highly conserved ATP binding cassette (ABC) and a less conserved transmembrane domain (TMD). These regions can be found on the same protein (mostly in eukaryotes and bacterial exporters) or on two different ones (mostly bacterial importers); High confidence in function and specificity): MNEILEIILPAIPQTLILVFVSSFISVVLGMPLGIVLTLTRPGGLRENQKLYSVLDSIVNFLRSVPFIILMLILIPVMRAIVGKSYGTAATIIPLSVAAIPFFGRLMEGYLSQVDKGILEAAKSMGSNDSQIVFRVLIPEAMPQIVSGITMMIINIIGYSAMAGAIGGGGLGEVAVRYGYTYKRTDILWVAVIIIVAFVQIIQLFGNYLEKKIDKK
- the metQ gene encoding methionine ABC superfamily ATP binding cassette transporter, binding protein (This protein is a component of a D-methionine permease, a binding protein-dependent, ATP-driven transport system; High confidence in function and specificity), with amino-acid sequence MKKNLLILLMLSLLLVGCSGGNNQKQKAADSAEDNKIVVGVTPVPHEEIIKGLEQQFKDAGLEVEVVVFDDYIQPNEQLAAGDLDANFFQHLPYLEEFTAQNKLDLVSIGAVHIEPMGVYSDSLTSLDQLQEGDEIIIPNDPTNGGRALIMLDKEGIIKLEDNTNLSSTENDVAENPKNLRFVPMDAQNIPNTYKDAAAAVINSNFAIGAGLNPTKDSLLIEPIDSPYANIVAVRKGEEGKEKFKKFMEVLNSDDAKALIEEKYEGAVIPAF